Proteins encoded together in one Staphylococcus aureus window:
- a CDS encoding DUF445 domain-containing protein, producing the protein MNALFIIIFMIVVGAIIGGITNVIAIRMLFHPFKPYYIFKFRVPFTPGLIPKRREEIATKIGQVIEEHLLTETLINEKLKSEQSQQAIESMIQQQLQKLTKDQLSIKQITSQIDIDLEQVLQTNGNQYIESQLNNYYTKHQNQTIASLLPNQLVTFLNQHVDNATDLLCDRARNYLSSAKGTQDINDMLDTFFNEKGKLIGMLQMFMTKESIADRIQQELIRLTSHPKARTIVTSLITNEYQTFKDKPLNELLDASQFNEIAENLSVYVTTYASKQANKPVVTLMPQFVDYLEGQLSSKLANLIIEKLSIHLSTIMKKVDLRGLIEEQINTFDLDYIEKLIIEIANKELKLIMSLGFILGGIIGFFQGLVAIFV; encoded by the coding sequence ATGAATGCACTATTTATTATCATATTTATGATTGTAGTAGGGGCGATAATTGGTGGCATTACTAATGTAATTGCAATTAGAATGCTGTTTCACCCCTTTAAACCATACTATATATTTAAATTTAGAGTCCCATTTACACCAGGTTTAATACCGAAAAGACGCGAAGAAATTGCAACTAAAATTGGCCAAGTGATTGAAGAGCATTTGCTTACAGAAACTTTAATTAATGAAAAATTGAAAAGCGAGCAATCACAGCAAGCAATAGAATCTATGATTCAACAGCAGTTACAAAAGTTGACGAAAGATCAATTGTCAATAAAACAAATTACTTCTCAAATCGATATTGATTTAGAACAAGTATTACAAACTAATGGAAATCAATATATTGAATCACAATTGAATAATTATTATACAAAGCATCAAAACCAAACAATAGCATCTTTATTGCCAAATCAACTTGTAACATTTTTAAATCAGCATGTAGATAACGCAACAGACTTATTATGTGATCGTGCAAGGAATTATTTATCATCTGCAAAAGGCACACAAGATATTAATGATATGTTGGATACTTTTTTCAATGAGAAAGGTAAGTTAATTGGTATGTTGCAAATGTTTATGACAAAAGAGAGTATTGCAGATCGCATTCAACAAGAACTTATACGTTTAACATCTCATCCTAAAGCAAGAACAATTGTGACATCGTTAATTACCAATGAATATCAAACTTTTAAAGATAAACCATTGAATGAACTGTTAGATGCATCGCAGTTTAATGAAATCGCTGAAAATCTATCAGTGTATGTAACAACATATGCAAGCAAACAAGCGAATAAGCCAGTGGTTACGTTAATGCCTCAATTCGTTGATTATTTAGAAGGTCAACTCTCTAGCAAATTAGCAAATTTAATCATTGAAAAATTATCGATTCACTTATCTACAATTATGAAAAAAGTGGATTTACGAGGATTAATTGAAGAACAAATTAATACGTTTGACTTAGATTATATTGAAAAATTAATTATAGAAATTGCTAACAAAGAACTAAAGTTGATTATGTCATTAGGTTTCATTTTAGGTGGTATTATTGGATTTTTCCAAGGTTTGGTTGCAATCTTTGTCTAA
- a CDS encoding helix-turn-helix transcriptional regulator — protein MDRQSFTDLIQTKFKMVRIEAGYTQDTMAQTIGLSKKTLVQIEKERVLPNWTTCISICALFRDSEVLNSTFGCDPLEIVQTISRNHCAYPNHAPTSDIYWNNIETRNGYILQSNKVSNIYRVLNPDNQPIFGTSKMREAETYFNRNAKEELVHI, from the coding sequence ATGGATAGACAGAGTTTTACAGATTTAATTCAAACAAAATTTAAAATGGTTCGTATAGAGGCTGGTTATACGCAAGATACTATGGCGCAAACAATTGGACTTTCTAAAAAGACTTTAGTACAAATCGAAAAAGAGAGAGTATTACCAAACTGGACAACTTGTATTTCAATTTGTGCATTATTCAGAGACTCTGAAGTATTAAACAGTACATTTGGCTGTGATCCATTAGAAATCGTTCAAACAATTTCAAGAAATCATTGTGCATATCCAAACCATGCACCAACAAGTGATATTTATTGGAATAACATTGAGACTCGTAATGGGTACATTTTACAAAGTAACAAAGTAAGCAATATTTATCGTGTATTAAATCCAGATAACCAACCAATTTTCGGTACTTCTAAAATGAGAGAAGCTGAAACATACTTTAACAGAAATGCTAAAGAAGAATTAGTACATATCTAG
- a CDS encoding response regulator transcription factor: MNKVILVDDHYIVRQGLRFLLSTIENIEVLQDFADGETFLEYLKEHEHPDIVLLDLVMPGMNGIEITEYIKAHYPDIKVLVLTSYVDDEHVISAINKGADGYEMKDVEPQQLIETIRRVMNGEKMIHPKAQDVFETVSQKPHYTNKLSKREIEVLREMVKGKTNKEIAETLFVSEKTIKTHVSHIFSKLQVSDRTQAAIYAMENKLI, encoded by the coding sequence ATGAACAAAGTAATATTAGTAGATGACCATTATATTGTGCGACAAGGATTGCGATTTTTATTATCCACGATTGAAAACATAGAAGTTTTACAAGACTTTGCAGATGGAGAAACATTTTTAGAATATTTAAAAGAGCATGAGCACCCTGATATTGTGCTATTAGATTTAGTGATGCCTGGCATGAATGGTATTGAAATTACGGAATATATTAAGGCACATTATCCGGATATTAAAGTTTTGGTATTAACAAGTTATGTTGATGATGAACATGTAATTTCAGCAATCAATAAAGGTGCTGATGGTTATGAAATGAAAGACGTTGAGCCTCAGCAATTAATTGAAACTATTAGACGAGTTATGAACGGTGAAAAAATGATACATCCTAAGGCACAAGATGTATTCGAAACAGTTAGCCAAAAACCACACTACACGAATAAGTTGTCAAAGAGAGAAATTGAAGTGTTACGTGAAATGGTTAAAGGTAAAACAAATAAAGAGATTGCAGAAACTTTATTTGTATCTGAAAAAACAATTAAAACACATGTCAGTCATATATTTAGTAAATTACAAGTTAGCGATCGTACACAAGCAGCAATTTATGCAATGGAAAATAAGTTGATTTAG
- a CDS encoding GAF domain-containing sensor histidine kinase, producing MEQRTRLALLKEIAEFLNEETEMYSMTQGALKYLIEGSNFTTGWIFFINSVGEHELVSHVALPQSLTADHCHYIKDGSCWCVKAFNQRRLMKASNIVNCSRINLASKAFPSQNDNITHHATVPLKSGQEQFGILNVASPNTEIYSDEDLELLESVAFQLGSAIKRIYLTDREKEAAKINERNRLARDLHDSVNQMLFSVKLTAHAAYGMSNESIAKQAFKTIEETSQNAVNEMRALIWQLKPVGLEQGLIHALTAYSKLMHIQLNVNVEGLIDLSNEIEENIYRALQECINNVKKHADTNKMDLTLKQMNDILYIDVIDYGQGFEIDNVQIASSHGINNIKQRVKLLRGKVTFHSQPTKGTQIQFTIPIK from the coding sequence ATGGAACAAAGGACGCGACTAGCTTTATTAAAAGAGATTGCCGAATTTTTAAACGAAGAAACTGAAATGTATAGCATGACCCAAGGTGCGTTAAAATATTTAATTGAGGGCAGTAATTTCACGACAGGCTGGATATTTTTCATCAATAGCGTAGGTGAACATGAACTTGTATCACATGTGGCTCTACCACAATCTTTGACAGCAGACCACTGTCACTATATTAAAGATGGGTCTTGTTGGTGTGTGAAAGCATTTAATCAACGTAGGCTAATGAAAGCGTCGAATATCGTCAATTGTTCTCGTATTAACTTAGCCTCTAAAGCATTTCCTAGCCAAAATGACAATATTACACATCATGCAACGGTACCACTTAAATCGGGTCAAGAACAATTCGGCATTTTAAATGTAGCGTCTCCAAATACTGAAATATATAGCGATGAAGATTTAGAGTTGCTAGAGTCTGTCGCATTTCAATTAGGGTCAGCCATCAAACGTATTTATTTAACAGACCGTGAAAAAGAAGCGGCAAAAATTAATGAACGTAATCGTTTAGCTAGAGATTTACATGATTCAGTAAATCAAATGTTATTTTCTGTAAAACTAACAGCACATGCTGCGTATGGCATGTCAAACGAATCCATCGCTAAACAAGCATTCAAGACGATTGAGGAAACGAGTCAAAATGCCGTTAATGAAATGCGTGCATTGATTTGGCAACTTAAGCCAGTTGGACTTGAGCAAGGTTTAATTCATGCTTTGACAGCATATAGTAAATTAATGCATATACAATTAAATGTAAATGTAGAAGGTTTAATCGATTTATCTAATGAAATCGAAGAAAACATATACAGAGCATTACAAGAGTGTATTAATAATGTTAAGAAACATGCTGATACGAATAAAATGGATCTTACATTAAAACAAATGAACGATATACTATATATTGACGTGATTGATTATGGTCAAGGATTTGAGATCGATAATGTTCAGATAGCTTCATCACACGGTATTAATAACATAAAACAAAGAGTTAAATTATTAAGAGGTAAAGTGACCTTTCATTCTCAGCCAACAAAGGGTACACAAATACAATTCACAATTCCTATAAAATAG
- a CDS encoding RluA family pseudouridine synthase: protein MKFKIPENFNDLSLRDIFQQLKVPKKDLHHLNMSKDITINDKPARLMDKVHTGDDVFVPTIDEKSNYVPSYRYAQIKYEDDDMAIVMKPKGVKTHPNDLKESNTLMNHVIYTIDSDYVEPIHRLDQETVGLLIVAKNPLMKKILDRMLEDNDITRIYKANVKALLPLKPQTIDMPIGKDKFHSNKRRVSPTGQRAITHILTSKMIKEAVCQLEIKLDTGRTHQIRVHLAEIGHPVIGDPLYGDSTLRQLELESYKIEFVHPLTKEVISVSLDD from the coding sequence ATGAAATTTAAAATACCAGAAAACTTTAATGACTTAAGTTTACGAGATATTTTCCAACAACTTAAGGTACCTAAAAAAGATTTACATCATTTAAATATGTCTAAAGATATTACTATTAATGATAAACCTGCGCGATTAATGGATAAAGTGCATACTGGCGACGATGTATTTGTTCCAACCATCGATGAAAAAAGTAATTATGTTCCAAGTTATCGTTATGCACAAATTAAATACGAAGACGATGATATGGCAATCGTAATGAAACCTAAAGGTGTTAAGACTCACCCTAATGATTTAAAAGAAAGCAATACTTTAATGAATCATGTGATTTACACTATTGATAGTGACTATGTCGAACCAATTCATCGACTGGACCAGGAAACAGTAGGATTATTAATTGTTGCTAAAAATCCTTTAATGAAAAAAATTCTTGATCGCATGTTAGAAGACAATGATATTACGCGGATATACAAAGCAAATGTTAAGGCACTTTTACCTTTAAAACCACAAACGATTGATATGCCAATTGGTAAAGATAAATTCCATTCGAATAAACGACGTGTGTCTCCTACTGGACAGCGTGCAATTACACACATTTTAACTTCAAAAATGATAAAAGAAGCTGTGTGCCAACTTGAAATCAAGTTGGATACTGGACGTACTCATCAAATTCGTGTGCATTTAGCTGAAATTGGTCACCCTGTTATTGGTGATCCTTTATATGGTGATTCAACGTTAAGACAATTAGAACTTGAAAGTTACAAAATAGAGTTTGTGCATCCCTTGACTAAGGAAGTCATTTCCGTTTCTTTGGATGACTAA
- the fumC gene encoding class II fumarate hydratase has translation MSVRIEHDTFGEIEVPADKYWGAQTERSKRNFPVGKERMPIEVVYGFAQLKRAAAIANFDLGKLSEAKKDAIVYACDQILSGELDEHFPLVVWQTGSGTQSNMNVNEVVSYVANMYLKDHQSDESIHPNDDVNKSQSSNDTFPTAMHVALYQEVETKLEPALKLLRNTLKEKEDKFDSIIKIGRTHLQDATPIKLGQEISGWRYMLDRCETMLSESKKHILNLAIGGTAVGTGINAHPEFGDKVAHYISENTGYPFVSSENKFHALTAHDEVVQLHGTLKALAGDLMKIANDVRWLASGPRAGLAEISIPENEPGSSIMPGKVNPTQCEMLTMVAVQVMGNDTVVGFASSQGNFELNVYKPVIMHNTLQSIYLLADGMETFNNNCAVGIEPIEENIDNYLNQSLMLVTALNPHIGYEKAAQIAKKAHKEGLTLKESAIQTGYVTEEQFEAWIKPEDMVDPH, from the coding sequence ATGTCAGTAAGAATTGAACATGATACTTTTGGAGAAATAGAAGTACCTGCAGATAAATATTGGGGTGCTCAAACAGAAAGAAGTAAACGTAATTTCCCAGTTGGTAAAGAGCGTATGCCAATCGAAGTAGTTTATGGTTTTGCACAACTAAAGCGTGCAGCAGCAATAGCTAATTTTGATTTAGGAAAATTAAGCGAGGCAAAGAAAGATGCCATTGTATACGCATGTGATCAAATTTTATCAGGTGAATTAGATGAACACTTCCCACTAGTTGTATGGCAAACAGGAAGCGGTACACAAAGTAATATGAATGTGAACGAAGTAGTAAGTTATGTTGCTAATATGTATTTAAAAGATCATCAAAGTGATGAAAGTATCCACCCAAATGATGATGTAAATAAATCTCAAAGTTCGAATGATACATTCCCAACTGCTATGCACGTTGCATTATATCAAGAGGTTGAAACAAAATTAGAACCTGCATTAAAACTTTTAAGAAATACTTTGAAAGAAAAAGAAGATAAATTTGATTCAATTATTAAAATTGGTCGTACACATTTACAAGATGCAACGCCGATCAAACTAGGACAAGAGATTAGTGGCTGGCGTTATATGCTTGACCGTTGTGAAACAATGTTATCTGAATCTAAGAAGCACATTTTAAATCTTGCCATCGGTGGTACGGCTGTTGGTACTGGTATTAATGCGCATCCTGAATTTGGTGATAAAGTGGCACATTATATTTCAGAAAATACGGGTTATCCATTTGTATCTTCTGAAAATAAATTCCACGCACTTACAGCGCATGATGAAGTTGTTCAATTGCATGGAACATTGAAGGCATTAGCAGGAGACTTAATGAAAATTGCTAATGATGTGAGATGGTTGGCTTCAGGGCCACGAGCTGGTTTGGCAGAAATTTCTATCCCTGAAAATGAACCAGGTTCATCAATTATGCCTGGTAAAGTTAATCCTACACAATGTGAAATGTTAACAATGGTTGCAGTCCAAGTAATGGGTAATGATACAGTTGTTGGCTTCGCAAGTTCACAAGGTAACTTTGAATTGAATGTTTATAAACCAGTTATTATGCATAATACACTACAATCAATTTATCTTTTAGCTGATGGTATGGAAACATTTAATAACAATTGTGCAGTGGGCATTGAACCAATCGAAGAGAATATTGATAATTATTTAAATCAATCATTAATGTTAGTTACTGCATTAAATCCACATATTGGTTATGAAAAAGCAGCTCAAATTGCTAAGAAAGCCCATAAAGAAGGTTTAACTTTAAAAGAATCTGCAATTCAAACTGGATATGTTACAGAAGAACAATTTGAAGCATGGATTAAACCAGAAGATATGGTAGATCCTCATTAA